Within Cyanobium sp. AMD-g, the genomic segment TGGGGGCGGCGGGCAACCTGGCCTACTGGGCCCTGGCCCGTTTCGACGGCGGCATGCCAGGCCTGCTGATGGCCGTGGCGCTGGAGAACATCGGTGGCGGCATGGTGGGCGCCGCCTTCGTGGCGCTGCTGATGAGCCTCTGCAACCCCCGTTTCTCCGCCACCCAGTACGCCCTGCTCTCGGGGGTCTACGCCCTGAGCCGCTCGCTGCTGGCCGCCCCCGCCGGGCTGGTGGCCGAACGGCTGGGCTGGCCGGGCTTCTTCCTGGCCACCACCGCCGCGGCCCTGCCGGCCTTCCTGCTGATGGTGCGGCTCACCCCCTGGAACGGCCAGGGGGCCCGCGGGGCCTACGGCACCGAGCGCGACGCCGAAAACTCGCGCAGCAGCGGGACATAGCCGGGGAAGCCCTCCACGGCGTTGTGGCCGTCGACGGGCAACACCACCAGGGAGGCAAGGCCGGAGCGGAAGTGGGAGAGCAGGGCGTCGGTGTGGGCGCGGGGGATCACCTCGTCCCGTTCGGCAGCGATCAGCAGGGTGGGGGCCTCCACGCGGGGGGCGTCCGCCCAGGAGCGGTATTTGTCCTGCAGCAGCAGGGCCACCGGCACCAGCGGGAACTGGCGGGAGGCCACCGCCTCGATGCTGTCGAACGGGGTGACCAGCACCAGCCGGGCCACCGGACGGCGTGCGGCCAGGTGCACCGCCACAGCGCTGCCCAGGCTGCGGCCCAGGAGCGCGATGTGGTCGTGGTCGGTCCGCACCCGGTCGAACAGGACCAGGGCATCGGCGAACAGGGCCTGCTCCGAGGGCTGGCCGCTGCTGCCGCCGTAGCCCCGGTAGTGCATCAGGTAGAGGCTGTGCTCCGGAAAGGCGGCCGCCAGCAGCGGCAACTGGCCCGCCACGGCCTCGGCATTGCCGCCGAAATAGAGCAGCGCCTTCGGGCCGGGCCGGCGCTGGACGCTCACCAGCACCTGGCTTCCCGGCGGGCCGCCTGCCATGGGCAGGGCGAGCAGCTCGCCTGCCGCATCACCCGAGCGGGGCTGGGGGAAGTAGAGCAGGGAGCGCTGGCGCAGGAACAGGGCGCCACAGATGCCGAGATAGGCCAGGGCCGCCAGCAGGGCGGCGACGGCGAGCACGGCGACGGGTCGCTGGGCCGAGACCACGGCGATCAAGCCGCCGGGGCAGAGAGCAGGCGGCGGCGCAGCTGGCCACAGGCCGCATCCTGATCCAGGCCGCGGCTGGCCCGCACACTCACGGCGATGTGGCGCCGCTCCAGTTGGGCGCGGAAGGCCTCCACCGCCTCGGGGGCGGGGCGGCGGAAGTCCTCCTCGGCGATCGGGTTGTAGGCGATCAGGTTGACGTGGCTCTGGAAGCCCCGCAGCAGGCGGGCCAGGGCGTCGGCCTGGCGGGGATGGTCATTGAGGCCACCCAGCAGGATGTATTCGAAGCTCACGCGCCGGCCGGTGATGGCCACGTAGTGGCGGCAGTCGTCGAGCAGGACCTCCAGCGGGTAGGCATGGGCGGTGGGGATCAGCTCCTCCCGCAGGCGCTGGTCGGGGGCATGCAGACTCACGGCCAGGGTGAACTGGGCCCGGCCCAGCCGCTCCAGGGCGTGCTCGGCCAGGGTGGGCAGGCTGCGGGGCACCCCCACAGTGCTGACGGTGATCTGCCGCTGGGCCATGCCCAGATCGGTGCAGAGGCAGGCGATCGCTTCGAGCACCGCTTCGGTGTTGAGCAGGGGTTCGCCCATGCCCATGAACACCACGTGGCTGGGGCGGCGGTCCATCGCCTCCCGCACACTCAGCACCTGATCAACGATCTCGTGCACCGCCAGGGAGCGCTGCAGCCCCCCCTTGCCGGTGGCGCAGAAGCGGCAGCCCATCGGGCAGCCCACCTGGCTGCTGACGCAGACCGTGAGCCGGTCCCCGCTGGGGATGCCCACGGTCTCGATGCTGAGGCCATCGGCGGTGCCCAGCAGGAGCTTGGTGGTGCCGTCGCGGGCGTCGCTGCGGTGCAGCAGGGGCGAACGGCCGAGGCCGGTGCCGGCGGCCGCCAGCTGGTCCCGCCAGGCCTTGGGCAGCACCGTGATCTCCTCGAGGCTGCGGGCTCCCCTGGCGTAGATCCAGTCGTGCAGCTGCTTGCCGCGAAAAGCGGGCTGGCCCTGCAGGCCCGCCCACTCCTGGAGGGCCGCCAGGCCCATCCCCAGCAGGGGAACGGGCTCCGCCATCAGGGCCAGATCAGCAGGCCGTGACCCAGCTTCCACTCCACCGCCACCAGGGCGATGAAGCCGAGCATGGCCAGCCTGCCATTCAGGCGCTCGGTGTGGGTGTGGAAGCCGAAGCGCGGCACCCTGCGCACCGGCACCGGGGTGGTGACGGCCGGATCAGTCATCGCTGAGCAGCCCCTCCTCCTGCAGGCCCTCGAGGGCAGCCGGATCGGCGATCAGCTCCTCCTCGAGGCCCTCCTCCGCCGTGGGACGGGCGAAGGCGGCGAAGCCACTGGCGGCCGCTTCGATGCCATGGCGGCTGCGGGTGGCCTCCAGATCCTCCTCGGAGGGGTCGTCCAGCACGGCGGCGGTGACCGCCGGGGCGGGCATCTCGACGGTGTAGTCGGGACGCAGGTTCTGGTTGCGGCGGTAGCCGGCAGCCTCCTCCTCGAGGATGTCGGGGTGGGGTCCGGCCTCGGCGCGAAGCTCCTCTTCGAAGCCACCGAAGCCGGTGCCGGCGGGGATCAGGCGGCCGATGATCACGTTCTCCTTGAGGCCCCGCAGCCAGTCGCTCTTGCCCTCGATCGCCGCTTCGGTGAGCACCCGGGTGGTCTCCTGGAAGGAGGCCGCCGAGATGAACGAATCGGTGTTCAGGGAGGCCTTGGTGATGCCCAGCAGCACGGGGGTGAACTCGGCCGGAGCGCCACCGGTGATGCCCATGGCGGAATTCACCTGCTCCACCTGACGCAGCTCGATCAGCTCACCGGGCAGCAGGGTGGTGTCACCGGCGTCCTCGATGCGGACCTTGCTGGTCATCTGGCGCACGATCACTTCGATGTGCTTGTCGCTGATCGACACCCCCTGCGACTTGTAGACGTTCTGCACTTCCGTGACCATGCGGAACTGCAGCTTGGAGATCGCCTCCTGGGCGGCCTCCATGGTGGGCTTGCGGCTGCGCAGGTCTTCGAAGAAGCACTCGAGCAGCTCGTG encodes:
- the rlmN gene encoding 23S rRNA (adenine(2503)-C(2))-methyltransferase RlmN: MAEPVPLLGMGLAALQEWAGLQGQPAFRGKQLHDWIYARGARSLEEITVLPKAWRDQLAAAGTGLGRSPLLHRSDARDGTTKLLLGTADGLSIETVGIPSGDRLTVCVSSQVGCPMGCRFCATGKGGLQRSLAVHEIVDQVLSVREAMDRRPSHVVFMGMGEPLLNTEAVLEAIACLCTDLGMAQRQITVSTVGVPRSLPTLAEHALERLGRAQFTLAVSLHAPDQRLREELIPTAHAYPLEVLLDDCRHYVAITGRRVSFEYILLGGLNDHPRQADALARLLRGFQSHVNLIAYNPIAEEDFRRPAPEAVEAFRAQLERRHIAVSVRASRGLDQDAACGQLRRRLLSAPAA
- a CDS encoding high light inducible protein — its product is MTDPAVTTPVPVRRVPRFGFHTHTERLNGRLAMLGFIALVAVEWKLGHGLLIWP
- a CDS encoding alpha/beta fold hydrolase, whose product is MVSAQRPVAVLAVAALLAALAYLGICGALFLRQRSLLYFPQPRSGDAAGELLALPMAGGPPGSQVLVSVQRRPGPKALLYFGGNAEAVAGQLPLLAAAFPEHSLYLMHYRGYGGSSGQPSEQALFADALVLFDRVRTDHDHIALLGRSLGSAVAVHLAARRPVARLVLVTPFDSIEAVASRQFPLVPVALLLQDKYRSWADAPRVEAPTLLIAAERDEVIPRAHTDALLSHFRSGLASLVVLPVDGHNAVEGFPGYVPLLREFSASRSVP